From a region of the Phaseolus vulgaris cultivar G19833 chromosome 6, P. vulgaris v2.0, whole genome shotgun sequence genome:
- the LOC137832987 gene encoding uncharacterized protein has translation MTALKVEQERMQTDLAASQARNEELCRANEELGNGLRNNSGLRDADERECFTPPREFSTPFSQSILEAVIPNTFVGPKVTFTGMEDPEAHLTAFHTQMMLVGGSDAVRCKLFMSTLTGMAMDWFISLPDGHITSFTQLSQLFREQYLANRAPPPVSYDLFDVKQYQGETLKEYINRFRAQVVKVGTTEEPMIVRNRPRTFAEIRRRAVEHIATEGEVCEKRTSVAHAPPSTTRVNEAATGRKNQERRRPYEARRPQARGRAEENRPAREGNRPIRHNFVVELKDLIVVPNIADRLRPPVKTDKVLGPHKDSWCEFHEAFGHHINNCLALGHQLDELVKNGFLKDYLAGSATVATLAVPEEDQAHEMPIHGEVHTISGGFSGGGPTASQRKRYVRSVNSVVGEGSDDPWETNLVFTKADLRDVIPHDNDPVVISVVTVGRKVHRVLVDQGSSVDVMF, from the coding sequence ATGACAGCATTGAAGGTtgagcaggaacgcatgcaaaCGGATCTCGCGGCGTCTCAGGCGAGAAATGAAGAGTTATGCCGCGCGAATGAGGAGTTGGGCAACGGGTTGCGCAACAACTCAGGGCTACGCGATGCAGATGAGCGCGAGTGTTTCACTCCACCAAGGGAGTTCTCTACGCCATTCTCGCAGTCAATCTTGGAGGCGGTGATCCCTAACACGTTCGTAGGTCCTAAGGTGACCTTCACTGGGATGGAAGACCCCgaagcacatctcactgcgtttcacacgcagatgatgttggtaggcggctccgatgccGTAAGGTgtaagctctttatgagcacgttgactgggatggccatggattggttcatcagccttccagatggccatatcacatctttcacACAGCTTTCCCAGCTATTCAGGGAGCAGTACCTAGCGAACAGGGCCCCACCACCAGTTTCGTACGActtgtttgacgtgaagcagtatcaaggcgaGACCTTAAAGGAATATATTAATCGCTTCAGAGCccaggtggtgaaggttggcaccacgGAGGAGCCCATGATCGTCCGCAACCGTCCCCGAACTTTTGCTGAGATAAGGCGACGCGCTGTGGAACACATCGCCACTGAGGGCGAGGTATGTGAGAAGCGCACAAGTGTTGCGCACGCACCCCCGAGCACAACGAGGGTCAACGAGGCcgcgacgggaaggaagaatcAGGAGAGGAGACGCCCATACGAGGCGAGGAGGCCCCAAGCTAGGGGTCGAGCAGAGGAAAACAGGCCGGCGAGGGAAGGAAATAGGCCGATAAGGCACAATTTCGTGGTGGAGCTCAAAGATCTTATTGTTGTGCCAAACATAGCTGATAGGCTGAGGCCACCAGTGAAGACAGATAAAGTGCTGGGACCTCACAAAGACtcgtggtgtgagttccacgaggcaTTTGGGCACCACATCAAcaactgtttggcgctgggcCATCAGTTAGATGAACTGGTGAAGAATGGTTTTCTGAAAGATTACCTGGCCGGGTCTGCTACGGTCGCGACCTTGGCAGTACCAGAGGAAGATCAGGCGCATGAAATGCCAATCCACGGAGAAGTACACACCATCTCTGGTGGCTTCTCAGGAGGGGGGCCCACTGCCTCTCAGCGCAAGAGGTATGTGAGGTCAGTGAATTCAGTTGTTGGAGAGGGTTCGGACGACCCGTGGGAGACAAACCTGGTGTTCACGAAAGCTGATCTACGTGATGTCAtcccacatgacaatgaccccgtggttaTTTCAGTTGTCACAGTTGGGAGAAAGGTGCATAGAgttctcgtcgaccagggcagttcTGTAGATGTCATGTTTtag